One window from the genome of Pseudomonas frederiksbergensis encodes:
- a CDS encoding YchJ family protein: MHTTICPCGSGNPLDACCGRYHDGHPAPCAEALMRSRYSAYVLGLVDYLVSTTLPAQQDGLDRQSISEWSARSTWLGLEVESSEVFGGQPEHAFVTFTARWHDGQGEHSHREQSSFVQNGGRWYFIDPTVPIKIGRNDGCPCGSGHKFKKCCAGYFNR, from the coding sequence CTGCACACGACCATTTGCCCTTGTGGCAGTGGCAACCCATTGGATGCCTGCTGCGGCCGTTACCATGACGGCCACCCCGCCCCCTGCGCCGAAGCGCTGATGCGCTCGCGCTACAGCGCCTATGTGCTGGGCCTGGTGGACTACCTGGTCAGCACCACCCTGCCAGCCCAGCAGGATGGCCTCGATCGCCAGTCGATCAGCGAATGGAGTGCCAGGAGCACCTGGCTGGGGCTTGAAGTGGAAAGCAGCGAAGTGTTCGGCGGCCAACCGGAACACGCCTTCGTCACGTTCACCGCACGCTGGCACGACGGCCAGGGAGAGCACAGCCATCGCGAACAGTCCTCGTTCGTGCAAAACGGAGGGCGTTGGTACTTCATCGACCCCACCGTGCCGATCAAGATCGGCCGCAACGATGGTTGCCCGTGTGGCAGCGGGCATAAATTCAAAAAATGCTGCGCCGGTTATTTCAATCGCTGA
- a CDS encoding LEA type 2 family protein encodes MTHTSQWLRVICLLLFVGLGGCASWRGDEGPEPQVHLVKVEVVRARLVEQRFMLHFRVDNPGDGDLTVRGLTYRVHLGDLLLTEGEHEHWFTVGPGHSGYFKVPVRTNLWPQVREVVKLLEKPREQIPYRLEGELETGLFIAHYVHLKRNGVIIAADLIAE; translated from the coding sequence ATGACCCACACATCCCAATGGCTACGCGTCATTTGCCTGCTACTGTTCGTCGGACTCGGCGGTTGTGCGTCCTGGCGAGGTGACGAAGGCCCTGAACCACAAGTTCACCTGGTCAAGGTCGAGGTGGTGCGGGCGCGCCTGGTGGAACAGCGGTTCATGCTGCACTTTCGCGTCGACAACCCCGGCGACGGCGATCTCACCGTGCGCGGCCTGACCTACCGGGTCCATTTGGGCGATCTCTTGCTGACCGAAGGCGAACATGAGCACTGGTTCACGGTCGGCCCAGGACACAGCGGTTATTTCAAGGTGCCGGTTCGCACCAACCTGTGGCCGCAGGTGCGGGAGGTGGTGAAGCTGCTGGAAAAACCCCGGGAGCAGATCCCCTATCGCCTGGAAGGTGAGCTGGAAACCGGTTTATTCATCGCCCACTACGTGCACCTGAAGCGCAATGGCGTGATAATCGCCGCCGATTTAATTGCGGAGTAA
- a CDS encoding SEC-C metal-binding domain-containing protein, producing the protein MTQQPHVHGPDCNHDHDHHHDHDHGHVHGPNCGHAHQEPVRNALKDVGRNDPCPCGNGKKFKKCHGA; encoded by the coding sequence ATGACCCAGCAACCCCATGTCCACGGCCCTGATTGCAACCATGATCATGACCATCACCACGATCATGATCACGGCCATGTCCACGGCCCGAACTGCGGCCACGCTCACCAGGAGCCCGTGCGCAACGCCCTGAAGGACGTAGGCCGCAACGATCCTTGCCCTTGCGGCAACGGCAAGAAATTCAAGAAGTGCCACGGGGCTTGA
- a CDS encoding cysteine hydrolase family protein, which produces MELQHDAALILIDQQKGILHPRLGPRNNPEAELRMLELLVFWRGTARPVIHVHHLSRSPDSVFWPGQSGVEVQPRFAPLAGERLVEKQVPDAFCGTTLEADLRSAGIGQLVIVGVATNNSVESTARTAGNLGFDTWVAEDACFTFDKADYFGNARSAAEVHGMSLANLHGEYATVGSVKQILQAGE; this is translated from the coding sequence ATGGAGCTACAGCACGACGCAGCGCTGATCCTCATCGATCAGCAAAAAGGCATTCTTCACCCCAGGCTTGGGCCTCGCAACAACCCCGAGGCAGAGCTGCGCATGCTGGAACTGCTGGTTTTCTGGCGAGGCACGGCGCGGCCGGTGATTCACGTCCATCACTTGTCCCGCTCACCGGACTCGGTTTTCTGGCCAGGGCAATCGGGCGTGGAGGTCCAGCCACGGTTCGCACCCTTGGCCGGGGAAAGGTTGGTCGAGAAGCAGGTGCCGGATGCCTTTTGCGGCACGACGCTGGAGGCTGATTTGCGCAGTGCCGGAATCGGACAACTGGTGATCGTAGGCGTTGCAACGAACAATTCGGTGGAATCCACCGCTCGCACGGCCGGTAACCTTGGGTTCGACACCTGGGTGGCGGAGGACGCCTGCTTCACCTTCGACAAGGCCGATTACTTCGGCAATGCCCGTTCGGCTGCCGAGGTGCATGGGATGTCCCTGGCGAATCTGCACGGGGAATACGCGACGGTGGGGAGTGTGAAGCAGATTTTGCAGGCGGGAGAATAG
- a CDS encoding penicillin acylase family protein translates to MASPASISFIPKLGVAAAVASVLGLSGCQAWNTQDTVPPTIGVQPLKGLAQNVSVRRNAMGMPLIESNSFHDALFALGYVHASDRITQMATLRLLAQGRLAEMSGAERLDIDRYMRAVNLKKSADELYKASSPRLKRFFEVYARGVNAYLFRYRDKLPADLAATGYKPEYWKPEDSALLFCLLNFSQSANLPEEIATLVLAQTVTNDKLAWLSPSYPDEPLPVAEADKLQGVRLNGQVPGLDDISKAGAQLAGLNLLGAAFSSNWAIAPQRSRNGKSLLASDSQGPLGVPSLWSPVQIRAPKYQAAGLSVAGIPMILAGFNGHVAWSMTSVLGDNQDLFLEKIRRQGNGLSYEVNGKWQPVTVRNETYFIKGQRSIREAVYETRHGPLLNSAQGPAMVNGLGLALQLPNFTDDKTLDAFFDLSRSQNVEKASDASREIRALAVNMVFADARNIGWQVTGRYPNRREGEGLLPSPGWEGRYDWDGYADPMLHPYDQDPAQGWLGTTNQRVIPHGYGMQLSNSWAAPERGERLAELAGAGKHDARSLSAMQYDQTTTFAAKLKKVFEAPGMAQPLKQAIEALPVADRAKAREAYTRLMAFDGRLSPVSTDAAIYELFLQESMKQTFLDELGPESSPAWKALVANGQRSYSAQADHLLGREDSPFWDDVRTPQKEDKAVILARSLAAAITVGESQLGSDRSAWQWGKLHRYEWKNSNGQVVRGPLAAGGDGTTLNGAAFAWGQEFNTAMAPALRFIVDFSQPEPLTIQGGAGQSGNPASPNYLNGIDPWIKAQYQSLPMQPQNFDRGYGKTRLTLVPGK, encoded by the coding sequence ATGGCCTCGCCAGCCTCTATTTCTTTCATTCCCAAGCTCGGCGTTGCCGCAGCAGTGGCCAGCGTGCTCGGCTTGAGCGGTTGCCAAGCCTGGAACACCCAGGACACTGTCCCGCCCACCATCGGCGTGCAACCGCTCAAGGGGCTGGCGCAGAATGTCTCGGTCCGGCGCAACGCCATGGGCATGCCGCTGATCGAAAGCAACAGTTTCCACGACGCCCTGTTCGCCCTCGGCTATGTCCACGCCAGCGATCGGATCACGCAGATGGCGACCCTGCGCCTGCTTGCCCAAGGCCGGCTGGCGGAAATGTCCGGTGCCGAACGACTGGATATCGACCGTTACATGCGGGCGGTGAACCTGAAGAAAAGCGCCGACGAGCTGTACAAGGCGTCATCGCCACGCCTCAAGCGTTTCTTTGAAGTCTATGCCCGCGGCGTCAACGCCTACCTGTTCCGCTATCGGGACAAGTTGCCGGCAGACTTGGCGGCCACCGGCTATAAACCCGAATACTGGAAACCCGAAGACTCGGCGCTGCTGTTCTGTCTGCTGAATTTCAGCCAATCGGCCAACTTGCCGGAAGAAATCGCCACCCTGGTGCTGGCCCAGACCGTCACCAACGACAAACTGGCCTGGCTGAGCCCGTCCTACCCGGATGAGCCGCTGCCCGTGGCGGAAGCCGACAAGCTTCAGGGCGTCCGGCTCAATGGCCAGGTTCCCGGCCTGGACGACATCAGCAAGGCTGGCGCCCAGTTGGCCGGCCTGAACCTGTTGGGCGCAGCGTTTTCAAGCAACTGGGCCATCGCCCCGCAACGCAGCCGCAACGGCAAAAGCCTGCTGGCCAGCGACAGTCAAGGCCCGCTGGGCGTGCCGTCGCTCTGGAGCCCAGTGCAGATCCGCGCGCCCAAGTACCAGGCGGCCGGGCTTTCCGTGGCAGGGATTCCGATGATCCTCGCGGGCTTCAACGGCCACGTGGCGTGGAGCATGACCAGCGTCCTGGGCGACAACCAGGACCTGTTCCTGGAAAAAATCCGACGCCAGGGCAATGGCCTGTCCTACGAAGTCAATGGCAAATGGCAGCCGGTGACCGTACGCAATGAAACCTATTTCATCAAGGGTCAGCGGTCCATTCGTGAAGCGGTGTACGAAACCCGCCACGGCCCCTTGCTCAACAGCGCCCAGGGCCCGGCCATGGTCAACGGCCTGGGGCTGGCCTTGCAACTGCCGAACTTCACCGACGACAAGACCCTGGATGCGTTCTTCGATCTGTCGCGCTCGCAAAACGTCGAGAAAGCCTCGGATGCCAGCCGGGAGATTCGCGCCCTGGCGGTGAACATGGTGTTTGCCGACGCGCGCAATATCGGCTGGCAAGTGACCGGTCGTTACCCCAACCGCCGTGAAGGCGAGGGGCTGCTGCCATCGCCCGGCTGGGAGGGTCGCTATGACTGGGACGGTTATGCCGACCCGATGCTGCACCCCTACGACCAGGACCCGGCCCAAGGGTGGCTCGGCACTACCAACCAGCGGGTCATTCCCCATGGCTACGGCATGCAATTGTCCAACTCCTGGGCGGCGCCGGAGCGTGGCGAGCGCCTGGCCGAACTGGCCGGCGCCGGCAAGCACGACGCCCGCAGCCTGAGCGCCATGCAATATGACCAGACCACGACCTTCGCGGCCAAACTCAAGAAAGTCTTCGAAGCCCCCGGCATGGCCCAGCCCCTGAAACAGGCGATCGAGGCCTTGCCGGTGGCGGACCGGGCCAAGGCGCGCGAGGCCTACACCCGGCTGATGGCGTTCGATGGCCGGCTCAGCCCGGTGTCCACCGACGCGGCCATCTACGAGCTCTTCCTGCAAGAAAGCATGAAACAGACGTTCCTCGACGAACTGGGCCCGGAAAGCAGCCCGGCATGGAAAGCGCTCGTGGCAAACGGCCAACGGTCCTATTCGGCCCAGGCCGATCACCTGCTCGGTCGCGAGGACAGCCCGTTCTGGGACGACGTGCGCACCCCGCAGAAAGAAGACAAGGCTGTGATCCTGGCTCGCAGCCTGGCAGCGGCGATCACCGTAGGCGAGAGCCAATTGGGCAGCGATCGCAGCGCCTGGCAGTGGGGCAAACTGCATCGCTATGAGTGGAAAAACAGCAATGGCCAGGTCGTACGCGGCCCGCTGGCGGCCGGCGGTGATGGCACCACGCTCAATGGCGCCGCGTTCGCCTGGGGCCAGGAATTCAATACGGCCATGGCACCTGCCCTGCGCTTTATCGTCGATTTCAGCCAACCGGAGCCGTTGACGATCCAGGGCGGCGCCGGTCAATCGGGCAACCCGGCCAGCCCGAACTACCTCAATGGCATCGATCCGTGGATCAAGGCCCAATATCAAAGCCTGCCAATGCAACCGCAGAACTTTGATCGCGGGTATGGCAAGACGCGGTTGACGTTGGTGCCCGGTAAATAG
- a CDS encoding ligase-associated DNA damage response exonuclease: MDLVIARPEGLYCPPGDFYIDPWRPVERSVITHAHGDHARGGNQHYLTAAPGEGILRSRLGQDINLQTLPYGEPLQHHGVTLSFHPAGHVLGSAQVRLEYEGEVWVASGDYKVEPDGTCAPFEPVKCHTFITESTFGLPIYRWQPQAQVFEEINQWWSGNIAAGRASVLFCYSFGKAQRILHGIDASLGPILAHGAVEPLNRVYREAGIQLPPTLYAGDFKKNDPIVSQALVIAPPSAGGSSWMRRFGDYSDAFASGWMRLRGTRRRRGVDRGFVLSDHADWPGLLWAIEQTGAERVMVTHGSVAVLVRHLCEQGLDAQGFTTEYGDDEEDLAQAPASGEEAS; the protein is encoded by the coding sequence ATGGATCTTGTCATTGCCCGCCCCGAAGGCCTGTACTGTCCGCCAGGAGATTTCTACATCGACCCGTGGCGCCCGGTGGAGCGCTCGGTCATCACCCACGCCCACGGCGACCATGCCCGTGGCGGCAACCAGCACTACCTGACCGCGGCACCCGGCGAAGGCATTCTCCGCTCGCGACTGGGCCAGGACATCAACCTGCAAACCCTGCCGTATGGCGAACCCTTGCAACATCACGGCGTGACCCTGAGCTTTCATCCCGCCGGCCATGTGCTGGGCTCGGCCCAGGTCAGGTTGGAATACGAGGGCGAAGTGTGGGTCGCCTCGGGGGACTACAAAGTCGAGCCCGACGGCACTTGCGCACCGTTCGAGCCGGTGAAATGCCATACGTTCATCACCGAATCCACCTTCGGCCTGCCGATCTATCGCTGGCAGCCCCAGGCGCAGGTCTTCGAGGAAATCAACCAGTGGTGGAGCGGGAACATCGCCGCCGGCCGGGCCAGCGTCTTGTTTTGCTATTCCTTCGGCAAGGCCCAGCGGATTCTCCACGGCATCGATGCCAGCCTCGGGCCGATCCTCGCCCACGGTGCGGTGGAGCCGCTGAATCGGGTCTATCGCGAAGCAGGCATTCAACTGCCGCCAACCCTATACGCTGGCGATTTCAAAAAGAATGACCCGATCGTGAGCCAGGCGCTGGTCATCGCCCCGCCTTCCGCCGGTGGCAGCAGTTGGATGCGTCGTTTTGGTGATTACAGCGACGCCTTCGCCAGTGGCTGGATGCGCTTGCGCGGTACCCGTCGGCGCCGCGGCGTCGATCGCGGCTTCGTGCTCTCCGATCACGCCGATTGGCCCGGTCTGCTCTGGGCTATCGAACAGACCGGCGCCGAGCGAGTCATGGTCACCCACGGATCGGTCGCCGTGCTGGTGCGCCATCTCTGCGAACAAGGCCTCGACGCCCAGGGTTTCACCACCGAGTACGGCGACGACGAAGAAGACCTTGCCCAGGCGCCCGCCAGTGGCGAGGAGGCTTCATGA
- a CDS encoding ATP-dependent DNA ligase, whose protein sequence is MKAFAELYAELDATTSSNAKLAAMQDYFSQAPPEDAAWAVYFLSGGRPRQLVPVKILRELAVWVSGLSLWLFEESYQAVGDLAETISLVLPESPYSSDEGLALWIEDKLLPLRGETPEVLAERLPALWAQLDRPSLMLCIKLITGSFRVGVSKLLVTRALASMAGLDSKRVAQRLVGYTDLSHRPTAASYLKLIAVESDDEHAQRGGQPYPFFLAHALSQPVEQFDALLGPASDWQVEWKWDGIRAQVIKRDGHLWVWSRGEDLVTERFPELHPLVQALPDGTVIDGEIVVWKAPQAATEDAFDPQAPLQPAVQPFALLQQRIGRKTLGKKILEDAPVVVMAYDLLEWQGEDWRSRPQAERREQLETLVARCHSPVLLPSPVVTGRDWLDLARQREASRSLGVEGMMLKARDALYGVGRTKDMGVWWKWKIDPFSVDAVLIYAQRGHGRRASLYSDYTFAVWDNPPGSRERTLVPFAKAYSGLTDAEMRQVDSIVRKTTVEKFGPVSSVTPTLVFELGFEGIALSKRHKSGIAVRFPRMLRWRQDKTVEEADTLASLQDLLK, encoded by the coding sequence ATGAAGGCCTTCGCCGAGCTCTACGCTGAACTGGACGCCACCACCTCCAGCAACGCCAAGCTTGCCGCCATGCAAGATTATTTCAGCCAGGCTCCGCCGGAAGATGCCGCGTGGGCAGTGTATTTCCTTTCCGGTGGCCGTCCACGGCAGTTGGTACCGGTGAAGATCCTTCGGGAGTTGGCGGTCTGGGTGTCCGGGTTGTCGCTCTGGCTGTTCGAGGAAAGTTACCAGGCCGTGGGCGACCTGGCCGAGACCATTTCCCTGGTCCTGCCCGAATCGCCCTACAGCTCCGACGAAGGCCTGGCACTGTGGATCGAAGACAAACTGCTGCCCCTGCGCGGTGAAACGCCCGAGGTCCTGGCTGAACGGCTTCCGGCGCTGTGGGCGCAGCTCGACCGGCCGAGCCTGATGCTCTGCATCAAGCTCATCACCGGCAGTTTCCGCGTCGGCGTGTCCAAGCTGTTGGTCACCCGGGCCCTGGCGAGCATGGCCGGGCTGGACAGCAAACGGGTGGCCCAACGATTGGTGGGCTACACCGATCTGTCCCATCGCCCCACGGCGGCCAGCTACCTCAAGCTGATCGCCGTCGAGTCCGATGATGAACATGCCCAGCGCGGCGGCCAGCCTTATCCGTTTTTCCTGGCACACGCCTTGTCGCAACCGGTGGAGCAATTCGACGCCCTGCTGGGGCCGGCCAGCGATTGGCAGGTGGAATGGAAATGGGACGGGATCCGCGCCCAGGTGATCAAGCGCGATGGCCACTTGTGGGTCTGGTCTCGCGGCGAGGACCTTGTCACGGAGCGATTCCCGGAATTGCACCCACTGGTCCAGGCGTTGCCCGACGGCACGGTGATCGACGGCGAAATTGTGGTCTGGAAAGCCCCGCAAGCGGCCACCGAGGACGCCTTCGACCCGCAGGCACCGCTGCAACCGGCGGTGCAACCCTTCGCTTTGTTGCAACAACGCATCGGCCGCAAGACCCTGGGCAAGAAAATCCTCGAAGACGCCCCCGTGGTAGTAATGGCCTATGACTTGCTGGAATGGCAAGGCGAGGACTGGCGCAGCCGCCCCCAGGCCGAGCGTCGCGAACAGCTGGAAACACTGGTTGCCCGCTGCCACAGCCCGGTCCTGTTGCCGTCGCCCGTCGTGACCGGCCGGGACTGGCTCGACCTCGCCCGCCAGCGCGAAGCCTCCCGCAGCCTCGGCGTCGAAGGCATGATGCTCAAGGCGCGCGACGCGCTGTACGGCGTCGGTCGGACCAAGGACATGGGGGTGTGGTGGAAATGGAAGATCGATCCGTTCAGCGTCGATGCGGTGCTGATCTACGCCCAACGCGGCCATGGCCGACGCGCCAGCCTGTACAGCGACTACACCTTCGCCGTGTGGGACAACCCACCGGGCAGTCGCGAACGCACGCTGGTGCCTTTCGCCAAGGCCTATTCCGGGCTGACCGATGCAGAGATGCGTCAGGTCGACAGCATCGTGCGCAAGACCACCGTGGAAAAATTCGGCCCGGTGAGCAGCGTGACGCCAACCCTGGTGTTCGAGCTGGGCTTCGAAGGCATCGCCCTGTCCAAGCGCCACAAGAGCGGCATCGCCGTGCGCTTCCCGCGGATGTTGCGCTGGCGCCAGGATAAAACCGTCGAAGAAGCCGACACCCTGGCATCGCTTCAGGACCTGCTGAAATAA
- a CDS encoding transporter substrate-binding domain-containing protein has protein sequence MKKALLTLSALALCMAAGAATAKEYKELRFGVDPSYAPFESKAADGSLVGFDIDLGNAICEELKVKCRWVESDFDGMIPGLKANKFDGVISSMTVTPAREKVIDFSSELFSGPTAYVFKKGSGLSEDVASLKGKTVGYEQGTIQEAYAKAVLDKAGVKTQAYQNQDQVYADLTSGRLDAAIQDMLQAELGFLKSPKGEGYEVSKPVDSELLPSKTAIGIKKGNKELKALLDKGIKALHDDGKYAEIQKKHFGDLNLYSGK, from the coding sequence ATGAAAAAAGCACTGCTGACCCTTTCTGCACTGGCATTGTGCATGGCTGCTGGCGCTGCCACGGCCAAGGAATACAAGGAACTGCGTTTTGGTGTCGACCCGTCCTACGCCCCGTTCGAATCCAAGGCCGCCGACGGCAGCCTGGTAGGGTTCGACATCGACTTGGGCAACGCGATCTGCGAAGAACTGAAGGTCAAATGCAGATGGGTCGAGAGTGATTTCGACGGCATGATCCCGGGCCTCAAGGCCAATAAATTCGACGGTGTGATCTCCTCCATGACCGTGACCCCGGCCCGGGAAAAGGTCATCGACTTCTCCAGCGAGCTGTTCTCCGGCCCAACGGCTTATGTATTCAAGAAAGGTTCGGGCCTGAGCGAAGACGTTGCCTCGCTCAAGGGCAAGACCGTCGGCTACGAGCAAGGCACCATCCAGGAAGCCTACGCCAAGGCCGTGCTGGACAAGGCCGGCGTCAAGACCCAGGCCTACCAGAACCAGGACCAGGTCTACGCTGACCTGACCTCGGGCCGTCTCGATGCCGCGATCCAGGACATGCTCCAGGCTGAACTGGGCTTCCTGAAGTCGCCAAAAGGCGAAGGCTACGAAGTCAGCAAGCCAGTGGACAGCGAACTGCTGCCATCCAAGACGGCTATCGGTATCAAGAAAGGTAACAAAGAGCTGAAGGCACTTTTGGATAAAGGTATCAAAGCGTTACACGACGACGGCAAGTACGCCGAAATCCAGAAAAAACACTTTGGCGATCTGAATCTGTACAGCGGCAAATAA
- a CDS encoding ABC transporter permease, which translates to MFEQLLQNLGLSAFSLKGFGPLLMQGTWMTIKLSALSLLLSVLLGLLGASAKLSSVKLLRIPAQLYTTLIRGVPDLVLMLLIFYSLQTWLTSFTDFMEWEYIEINPFGAGVITLGFIYGAYFTETFRGAILAVPRGQVEAATAYGLKRGQRFRYVVFPQMMRFALPGIGNNWMVMLKATALVSIIGLADLVKAAQDAGKSTYQLFYFLVLAALIYLLITSASNVILRWLERRYAAGAREAVR; encoded by the coding sequence ATGTTTGAACAACTCCTACAAAATCTGGGGCTCTCGGCCTTCAGCCTGAAGGGCTTTGGCCCGCTGCTGATGCAAGGCACCTGGATGACGATCAAGCTTTCTGCCCTGTCCTTGCTCTTAAGCGTCCTGCTCGGCCTGCTGGGCGCCAGCGCCAAGCTGTCCAGCGTCAAGCTGCTGCGTATTCCAGCCCAGCTCTACACCACGCTGATTCGCGGCGTACCCGACCTGGTGCTGATGCTGCTGATTTTCTACAGCCTGCAAACCTGGCTGACTTCCTTTACTGATTTCATGGAATGGGAATACATCGAGATCAACCCATTCGGCGCCGGGGTGATCACCCTGGGCTTCATTTATGGCGCGTATTTCACCGAAACCTTTCGCGGCGCGATCCTCGCCGTGCCGCGCGGGCAGGTTGAAGCGGCCACGGCCTATGGCCTCAAGCGTGGCCAGCGTTTCCGCTACGTGGTGTTCCCGCAAATGATGCGCTTTGCCCTGCCGGGCATTGGCAACAACTGGATGGTGATGCTCAAGGCCACCGCCCTGGTGTCGATCATCGGCCTGGCAGACCTGGTCAAGGCGGCCCAGGACGCGGGCAAGAGTACCTACCAGCTGTTCTACTTCCTGGTGCTCGCGGCGCTGATCTATCTGCTGATCACCAGCGCATCCAATGTCATCCTGCGCTGGCTTGAACGCCGCTACGCCGCTGGAGCCCGGGAGGCCGTGCGATGA
- a CDS encoding ABC transporter permease gives MIELLQEYWRPFLYSDGVHITGLAMTLWLLSASLLIGFVVSIPLSIARVSPKFYVRWPVQFYTYLFRGTPLYIQLLICYTGIYSIEAVRAQPVLDSFFRDAMNCTILAFALNTCAYTTEIFAGAIRSMNHGEVEAAKAYGLTGWKLYAYVIMPSALRRSLPYYSNEVILMLHSTTVAFTATVPDVLKVARDANSATFLTFQSFGIAALIYLTVTFALVGLFRLAERRWLAFLGPTH, from the coding sequence ATGATCGAACTCCTGCAGGAATACTGGCGACCGTTCCTCTACAGCGACGGCGTCCACATCACCGGCCTGGCGATGACCCTGTGGCTGCTCAGCGCTTCGTTGCTGATCGGCTTCGTGGTATCGATCCCGCTGTCAATCGCCCGGGTTTCACCCAAGTTCTACGTTCGTTGGCCCGTGCAGTTCTATACCTACCTGTTCCGTGGCACGCCGCTCTACATCCAACTGCTGATCTGCTACACCGGCATCTACAGCATCGAGGCGGTGCGCGCCCAACCGGTGCTCGACAGTTTCTTTCGCGACGCGATGAACTGCACGATCCTGGCCTTCGCCTTGAACACCTGCGCCTACACCACGGAGATTTTCGCCGGGGCGATCCGCAGCATGAACCATGGCGAAGTCGAAGCGGCCAAGGCTTACGGCCTGACCGGCTGGAAACTCTACGCCTACGTGATCATGCCGTCGGCCCTGCGTCGCTCGCTGCCGTATTACAGCAACGAAGTGATCCTGATGCTGCACTCGACGACCGTGGCGTTCACCGCTACCGTTCCAGACGTGTTGAAAGTCGCGCGGGATGCCAACTCGGCCACGTTCCTGACGTTCCAGTCGTTCGGGATCGCCGCGTTGATCTACCTGACCGTCACGTTTGCACTGGTGGGCCTCTTCCGCCTCGCCGAGCGCCGCTGGCTGGCCTTCCTCGGGCCGACCCACTAA
- a CDS encoding succinylglutamate desuccinylase/aspartoacylase family protein, whose amino-acid sequence MRHQIHDLLAPLPGTARKIHSFHFGPEKADGKIYIQSSLHADELPGMLVAWHLKQRLAELEASGHLRHEIVLVPVANPIGLEQVLMDVPLGRYELESGQNFNRRFVDLSEEIGNEIEGLLTDDPQHNLQLIRTSLRDALNRQTASTQLQSQRLVLQRLACDADMVLDLHCDFEAVAHLYTTPEAWPKVEPLARYIGAEASLLATDSGGQSFDECFTLLWWQLKERFGERFEIPLGSFSVTVELRGQGDVNHGLASLDCQALIEYLIHFGAIDGEPVPLPDLPYPATPLAAVEPVATPVGGLLVYSALPGEYMEAGQLIAEIIDPVNDTVTPVHCRNAGLLYARSLRRMATAGMVIAHVAGTEAYRSGYLLSP is encoded by the coding sequence ATGCGCCACCAGATCCATGACCTGCTGGCCCCGCTGCCGGGGACCGCACGCAAGATCCACAGCTTTCACTTCGGCCCGGAAAAAGCCGATGGCAAGATTTATATCCAATCGTCCCTGCACGCCGATGAGCTGCCCGGCATGCTCGTGGCCTGGCACCTCAAGCAGCGCCTGGCCGAACTCGAGGCATCCGGCCATCTGCGGCACGAAATCGTGCTGGTGCCGGTCGCCAACCCCATCGGCCTTGAACAAGTGCTGATGGATGTGCCCCTGGGCCGCTACGAGTTGGAGAGTGGACAGAATTTCAACCGCCGCTTCGTCGACCTGAGCGAAGAGATCGGCAACGAAATCGAAGGTCTGCTGACCGACGATCCGCAGCACAACCTGCAGCTGATCCGCACCAGCCTGCGCGACGCCCTGAATCGGCAGACCGCCAGTACGCAATTGCAATCCCAGCGCCTGGTCCTGCAGCGACTCGCCTGCGATGCCGACATGGTGCTCGACCTGCATTGCGATTTCGAAGCCGTGGCCCACCTCTACACCACGCCCGAAGCCTGGCCGAAGGTCGAGCCGCTGGCGCGTTATATCGGTGCCGAAGCCAGCCTGCTGGCGACCGATTCGGGCGGCCAGTCGTTCGACGAATGCTTCACGCTGCTCTGGTGGCAACTCAAGGAACGTTTTGGCGAGCGATTCGAGATTCCCCTGGGCAGCTTTTCGGTCACTGTCGAGTTGCGTGGCCAGGGAGACGTCAACCATGGCTTGGCGAGCCTCGACTGCCAGGCACTGATCGAATACTTGATCCACTTCGGTGCCATCGACGGCGAACCGGTGCCGTTGCCCGACCTGCCCTACCCGGCCACGCCGTTGGCAGCCGTCGAACCGGTGGCGACGCCGGTCGGCGGGCTGCTGGTCTACAGCGCCCTGCCCGGCGAATACATGGAGGCGGGGCAACTGATCGCCGAGATCATCGACCCGGTCAACGACACCGTCACACCCGTTCATTGCCGTAACGCCGGGCTCCTGTACGCCCGCTCGCTGCGCCGCATGGCCACCGCCGGCATGGTCATCGCCCATGTCGCCGGCACCGAGGCCTACCGCAGCGGCTACCTACTTTCGCCTTGA